A window of the Tunturibacter empetritectus genome harbors these coding sequences:
- a CDS encoding DUF5700 domain-containing putative Zn-dependent protease, with translation MATAQTTPSVQLTLDTSEAEQALQILDKEAAHQAVNPEDWQRLFATTPYQWLKDREAAMGREFTDETFKHFLLQPETLSKRAEWHDTLTNLEKANMAALGANVLTWLPPGATIHARVFPEIKPVHNSFVWAKQGESPAIFLYLEKQSQDKFENTVAHECHHIGLASLEKQQDAIQAGLPLNVKKAMEWIGGFGEGEAMLAAAGSADRHPHWEDDGVARARWDADMMHFNVDLQSIQQLLMDILDGKLTPDTEIRKRAAPFWGEIQGGWYTVGYEMASLVEKQYGRSALNECLLDPRKLLVFYNQIAEQADANGATLATWTPQLIAKLNSQN, from the coding sequence TTGGCCACCGCGCAAACAACGCCCTCAGTCCAGCTCACCTTGGACACTTCCGAAGCTGAACAGGCTTTGCAAATCCTTGATAAGGAAGCCGCCCATCAAGCGGTAAATCCTGAAGACTGGCAAAGGCTCTTTGCAACCACTCCGTACCAGTGGCTAAAAGACCGCGAAGCCGCCATGGGGCGAGAATTTACGGACGAAACATTCAAGCACTTTCTTCTCCAGCCAGAAACGCTCAGCAAGAGAGCAGAGTGGCACGACACGCTCACCAATCTTGAAAAGGCAAACATGGCTGCGTTGGGAGCCAACGTGCTGACGTGGTTGCCGCCCGGCGCAACTATCCACGCCCGCGTCTTTCCTGAGATCAAGCCGGTACACAATAGCTTTGTCTGGGCTAAACAGGGCGAGAGCCCCGCAATCTTCCTCTACCTTGAAAAGCAGTCTCAAGACAAATTCGAGAATACCGTCGCCCACGAATGTCATCATATTGGGCTAGCAAGCCTCGAAAAACAGCAGGACGCGATACAAGCCGGGCTGCCACTCAATGTGAAAAAAGCGATGGAATGGATCGGTGGGTTTGGCGAGGGGGAAGCGATGCTCGCCGCGGCGGGATCGGCGGACCGACACCCGCATTGGGAAGATGACGGGGTAGCACGAGCTCGGTGGGACGCCGACATGATGCACTTCAATGTCGATCTTCAATCGATACAGCAGCTTTTGATGGATATTCTCGATGGGAAATTGACCCCCGATACAGAGATCCGAAAGCGAGCGGCTCCATTCTGGGGCGAAATTCAGGGCGGCTGGTATACCGTCGGCTACGAGATGGCATCCCTGGTTGAAAAACAGTATGGTCGATCCGCACTCAATGAGTGCCTGCTTGATCCCAGAAAGCTGCTCGTTTTCTACAACCAGATTGCTGAGCAGGCGGATGCCAACGGTGCGACGTTAGCAACTTGGACACCGCAACTCATCGCCAAACTGAACAGCCAAAACTAA
- a CDS encoding recombinase family protein, producing the protein MRRGPRTDPLCPLACTLPYGLTVLERTGASLALGILSAIYFAKGLGGRFNEDRVCEGLDRRSTAVFREKVSGAYRDRPELNRMLDQLREGDIVTVWKPRSTRNLLEIVETINQVGARFQSISEPWADTTTHAGKMIMTIFAGIADLNVI; encoded by the coding sequence TTGCGGCGAGGTCCCAGGACAGATCCATTGTGCCCGCTGGCGTGTACGCTGCCATACGGGTTGACGGTCCTGGAGAGAACAGGGGCGAGTCTCGCATTAGGAATCCTGAGTGCGATATATTTTGCAAAAGGATTGGGAGGCAGGTTCAATGAAGATAGGGTATGCGAGGGTCTCGACCGAAGATCAACGGCTGTCTTCCGGGAAAAAGTCTCCGGGGCGTACCGAGACCGCCCGGAGTTGAACCGAATGCTCGATCAGCTCCGCGAGGGCGACATCGTCACTGTCTGGAAGCCTCGCTCCACCCGCAATCTGCTGGAAATCGTCGAGACGATCAATCAGGTCGGCGCCCGCTTTCAATCTATTTCGGAACCCTGGGCCGACACCACCACCCACGCCGGCAAGATGATCATGACCATCTTTGCTGGTATCGCCGATCTGAACGTGATCTGA
- a CDS encoding tetratricopeptide repeat protein, giving the protein MSYRLAIWLALVLVTWNPPIYSQSDSTQAAVPHDQPQSATDSEATLIALSKAHPTNAEPLAQLGLLEARQGHYPQAIVYYRKAMALKPAMPGLRLNLGLAFFKDGQYKQAIQTFTPLLRLQSQSTSEMQRLNVLVGMSHYGLGEYQAAVPYLKQVADRDGQNLSLLLTLAHSCLLSKQYQCVLDTYHRMVAQNAESAEADILVGEALDEMKDTAGATREFRAAVQVNPKEPNAHFGLGYLLWTQRQYQEASREFQAELENTPDYTQAMVYLADAEIQMNRNEDARSLLEKVVKVDPAIFMGHLDLGIVYAEANREEDALREFKAAAALKPDDVNVHMRLGRLYRSMGKAGEAKNEFDKARNQNRTAHDALITVMSSASEKYNKAPAKSPAR; this is encoded by the coding sequence TTGAGTTACAGGTTAGCCATCTGGTTGGCGTTGGTGCTGGTTACCTGGAATCCACCCATATACTCACAGAGCGATTCGACGCAGGCAGCGGTCCCACACGATCAACCACAGAGCGCGACTGATTCCGAAGCTACCTTGATTGCCTTATCGAAGGCCCACCCAACGAATGCCGAGCCGCTTGCCCAACTGGGTCTTCTTGAAGCCCGTCAGGGCCATTACCCGCAGGCGATTGTCTACTATCGGAAGGCCATGGCGTTGAAACCCGCGATGCCCGGCCTGCGTTTGAACCTTGGTCTGGCATTCTTCAAGGATGGTCAATACAAACAGGCGATTCAAACCTTCACTCCACTGCTCAGATTACAGTCGCAATCCACATCCGAGATGCAGCGTCTGAATGTGTTGGTCGGAATGTCGCACTATGGCTTGGGCGAGTATCAGGCTGCAGTCCCATACCTTAAACAAGTTGCGGACCGCGACGGGCAGAATCTTTCCTTGCTCTTGACCTTAGCGCATAGCTGCCTGTTATCGAAGCAGTATCAATGCGTTCTGGATACCTACCATCGGATGGTTGCGCAGAATGCTGAGTCCGCCGAGGCCGACATTTTGGTTGGAGAAGCGCTGGATGAGATGAAAGATACAGCCGGAGCGACGCGGGAGTTTCGCGCTGCGGTTCAGGTCAATCCGAAGGAACCTAACGCGCACTTCGGACTGGGGTACTTGTTGTGGACGCAACGGCAGTACCAGGAAGCTTCCCGGGAGTTTCAGGCCGAGCTCGAGAATACACCGGATTACACCCAGGCAATGGTCTACCTGGCAGACGCAGAGATTCAGATGAACCGGAATGAAGACGCCCGGTCCTTATTGGAAAAGGTGGTGAAGGTCGACCCCGCAATTTTTATGGGGCATCTCGATCTGGGCATTGTCTACGCCGAGGCCAACCGCGAAGAGGACGCGCTGCGAGAGTTCAAAGCGGCTGCCGCACTCAAACCGGACGATGTGAATGTCCACATGCGGTTGGGGCGGCTGTACCGCTCGATGGGGAAGGCCGGTGAAGCGAAGAACGAATTTGACAAAGCTCGTAACCAGAACAGAACCGCCCACGACGCGTTAATTACGGTGATGTCCAGCGCTTCCGAAAAATACAACAAGGCTCCGGCGAAGTCACCTGCCAGATAA
- a CDS encoding vitamin K epoxide reductase family protein: protein MGLLSHLPDPPFAIFTSDDITESKAAHPLGIPDGLLGLGSYGGTLALILLSRRHPIARKMLVVKLVADGSAASFNAVRQLVSFGKLCSWCTGTVLCTAAMVFAGRKLIAQETVVVSRRLS from the coding sequence GTGGGCCTACTCTCGCACTTACCGGATCCGCCCTTTGCCATCTTTACCTCCGATGACATTACCGAATCGAAAGCAGCGCACCCATTAGGAATTCCAGACGGTCTTCTTGGGCTCGGAAGTTATGGGGGCACTCTCGCACTTATCCTACTTTCGCGACGACACCCGATAGCACGGAAGATGCTTGTCGTGAAATTGGTAGCCGATGGATCGGCTGCAAGTTTCAATGCAGTTAGGCAATTGGTGTCGTTCGGAAAATTATGTTCGTGGTGCACCGGTACGGTTCTTTGTACTGCAGCTATGGTCTTCGCGGGACGAAAACTCATCGCACAAGAAACCGTAGTCGTGAGTCGGCGCCTCAGTTAA
- a CDS encoding GNAT family N-acetyltransferase → MSDSALHPFGDALLDNPIWNSLTTSHAHLAVGSHIGQGLARRYPAEVGPLSAFQEPTPAAYADLAAIVPEGDVAVLFLEDQPEIPAGWQLLRGGTLVQMVCPSIPEQPPLDDTIVLMEAADIPEMVALADLTEPGPFRHDTAKLGRFLGIRVDGRLAAMAGQRLSPTGFAEVSAVCTHPSFCGRGCAQALVAAVTRNIRAEGRTPFLTSLEANTGAVRIYRQVGFVVRRTFQLAVIKPPSPGIKRVSRISTLR, encoded by the coding sequence ATGAGCGATTCAGCCTTACACCCCTTTGGCGACGCGCTGCTCGATAATCCGATTTGGAATTCGCTCACCACGAGTCACGCCCATCTCGCTGTAGGGTCCCATATTGGACAGGGCCTCGCCCGCCGTTATCCTGCCGAGGTAGGCCCACTCTCGGCTTTCCAGGAACCAACACCGGCTGCATATGCGGACCTGGCCGCTATTGTCCCGGAGGGAGACGTTGCCGTTCTCTTTCTCGAAGACCAACCCGAAATTCCTGCAGGCTGGCAGCTTCTCCGCGGTGGAACACTCGTTCAGATGGTCTGCCCGTCGATTCCGGAACAACCTCCTCTCGACGACACAATTGTCTTGATGGAGGCGGCTGATATCCCCGAGATGGTTGCTCTAGCAGACCTCACTGAGCCGGGACCGTTTCGCCACGATACCGCCAAGCTCGGAAGATTCTTAGGAATTCGGGTCGACGGTCGTCTCGCTGCGATGGCTGGACAACGATTATCCCCAACCGGCTTCGCGGAAGTCAGCGCCGTCTGCACTCACCCTAGTTTCTGCGGCCGCGGATGTGCCCAAGCGCTTGTTGCCGCAGTCACGCGGAACATTCGCGCCGAAGGCCGCACTCCGTTTCTAACCTCCCTTGAGGCAAACACGGGAGCGGTTCGCATTTATCGGCAGGTGGGGTTTGTCGTTCGTCGCACTTTCCAGCTAGCAGTGATCAAGCCACCCTCGCCAGGCATCAAGCGGGTGTCGCGAATCTCGACTCTTCGCTAG
- a CDS encoding GntR family transcriptional regulator yields the protein MVVKVDQRDAYVWSTFASRHCEHMTTTPSQTASAVRSLDKNGFVPLYYQIQRALIEKIHSGELRKGDLLASEGELARAYQVSRVTARQALQGLKARGYAFSQRGRGTFVTKSKVEEQLSQLQGFTEETMQRGRVPSSRVLEQRVVDADNELAEDLEVQIGAPVMILRRLRLADGTPMAVEKTYVSLRHFPGIERTNFAEQSLYHTLREQFGVRVAWAAEAIEVMPATWEESELLDVPANTSVLSISRNTITAERMPIEVTVSRYRGDRYRALIRIPAATLPTSERIHEEKCFV from the coding sequence ATGGTTGTGAAGGTGGACCAGCGCGATGCTTACGTCTGGTCCACCTTTGCGAGTAGACACTGTGAGCATATGACTACAACTCCGTCTCAAACAGCCTCAGCGGTGCGGTCGCTCGACAAGAACGGATTTGTTCCCTTGTACTACCAGATTCAGCGCGCACTAATTGAGAAGATTCATTCAGGAGAGTTACGGAAGGGAGATCTTCTGGCTTCTGAGGGGGAGCTTGCGCGCGCCTACCAGGTAAGTCGGGTGACGGCGCGGCAGGCTCTGCAAGGGCTGAAGGCTAGGGGCTATGCGTTTAGCCAAAGAGGGCGTGGCACCTTTGTTACTAAGTCCAAGGTTGAGGAACAACTGTCGCAGCTCCAAGGTTTCACGGAGGAGACGATGCAGCGCGGCAGGGTGCCATCCTCGCGTGTGTTAGAGCAGAGAGTCGTTGATGCCGATAACGAATTGGCTGAGGATCTGGAAGTCCAAATCGGAGCGCCTGTGATGATACTTCGCCGCCTTCGTCTAGCCGATGGAACTCCCATGGCAGTCGAGAAGACCTACGTGTCGCTCAGGCACTTTCCGGGTATCGAACGGACTAACTTCGCTGAGCAGTCGCTCTACCATACGCTTCGTGAACAGTTTGGGGTTCGTGTGGCCTGGGCGGCCGAAGCAATCGAAGTTATGCCGGCAACATGGGAAGAGTCTGAGCTATTGGACGTTCCTGCAAACACGAGTGTGTTGTCAATCTCGAGAAACACGATTACAGCGGAGCGGATGCCGATCGAAGTGACAGTCTCACGATATCGCGGAGATCGATATCGCGCCCTGATTCGTATTCCGGCGGCGACCCTCCCCACAAGTGAGAGAATTCACGAAGAAAAATGTTTTGTGTAG
- a CDS encoding recombinase family protein, producing MQRLLDHLRKGDVLVVWKLDRLSRSLRDVLTIMERIQEAKAGFRSLTEAIDTTTPAGRMMMQMIGSFAEFERAMLRERTRAGLESARDQGRIGGRRPKPTLRASGKLQQPIRSVPNRTAEDLTNCSVAKYL from the coding sequence CTGCAACGACTGCTCGACCATCTTCGTAAAGGAGATGTCCTGGTCGTCTGGAAGCTGGACCGGCTTTCGCGATCATTGAGGGATGTCCTCACGATCATGGAGCGGATACAGGAAGCGAAGGCGGGTTTCCGCAGCCTCACAGAGGCGATCGACACCACGACACCCGCCGGCCGAATGATGATGCAGATGATCGGATCGTTTGCGGAATTTGAGCGAGCCATGCTGCGTGAGCGAACGCGAGCGGGCCTGGAGTCCGCCCGTGACCAAGGTCGTATCGGAGGGCGCCGTCCAAAGCCGACTCTTCGTGCAAGTGGAAAGCTTCAACAGCCGATCAGATCAGTCCCGAATCGAACCGCCGAGGATTTGACCAATTGTTCGGTCGCTAAGTATCTGTAG
- a CDS encoding carboxypeptidase regulatory-like domain-containing protein, with protein sequence MREISSSDCQTKIRTAKAVTRVNFVPVVLAKALSLAKGASFVLLMLALFAFPSAASAQELAGTFTGTVTDTTGAVIPHAIVTITLNGVDGNSRVVQSNDSGNYTATNLPAGTYTISVSVSSFEKFSDRNVILNVAQKRTVNVQLKAGSQSQTVTVEDNPVAVETESSSQAGTISGTQLRELELVNRNFQQLVTLQPGVVNLLGDQPGFGGINSTSAVSINGARSTANNWSVDGADVNDSGSNATLLNIPSVDAIQEFTLERSSYDASFGRSGGGQVLVATRSGTSSFHGSAYEFVRTANTDANTYFNKNNPAALLPRAPDHYNNFGFTLGGPIYIPHVYNTGKTKTFFFWSEEWRKITSPNGENVAAPTAAQLAGSFYAANEPSAPAGCITGWTPNPNTVVGGGTGTISPTCFSANTKVYLSQIFSKNQANATAVNTNTGFIGGSQISSFSTLNNFRQDLVRVDHYFNDKLHFFARGMQDDAPSNQPLGLWGGTNYPGVVNVGINAPGKNVVANLTWTISPKMVNEVEFAYSQGTIKGALSGPANSSSILSSLTNNLANPDPYGRIPTVTILDGSVTGVSQGSAPYFERNLDRNIFDNFSVTLGNHTLRAGVTAQQLLKTEDASEGNPSFTFNSWGDFLLGNVNQYTQANRDIVPDLRFWNTEAYVQDDWKVSHRLTMNLGLRWTRFPSPSDAKNTLTNFDPLVYQSTLAPALDNTGNFKPGQAFTPATYTNGLIFPQGAACAAAKAISAQVTCSPYGSNVNPNYNWNFGPRVGFAYSPFGDGKTVLRGGFGLFFDRTLNGIWEQNAFGDPPLVQTTTVVNASFDNPTGVGSAAPPALGPNALTTTGSPAFKVPSYSDYNLSVQQQLAPTATLEIAYVGSQSRHLLGELDLNQPTLSTRVDNPLSPLNNIRPYLGYSDFHTRLPIFTSNYNSLQVSLNLRTTRDLTLGIAYTWSKNLSDQTNDRGTANTYTYDPKLDYGPSGLNEPQIFIANFVYKEPFFRQQHGLTGHVLGGWELSGITSFNTGVSTTVTQAVDPFAGTYPGGLGIFSPNADIVPRADQVAPVHMIKTQAQWFSTSSFATAQGHFGTAAPGSFLSPGTERIDLGLLKNFRFTETINLQLRAEAFNLFNHTNFGNTGGGVGSTLNGIDVAIADSQFGQATSTRIPRTMQFSGKMYF encoded by the coding sequence GCTGGAACCTTTACAGGTACAGTTACCGATACCACGGGCGCCGTAATTCCGCATGCCATCGTGACCATCACACTCAATGGAGTGGACGGCAACTCTCGCGTGGTGCAGTCGAATGACTCCGGCAACTATACCGCTACCAACCTTCCTGCCGGAACCTATACGATCAGCGTCTCGGTTTCGAGCTTCGAGAAGTTTTCGGATCGTAACGTCATCTTGAATGTGGCACAGAAACGAACCGTGAATGTCCAACTGAAAGCCGGCTCGCAGAGCCAGACCGTGACTGTGGAGGATAATCCGGTGGCGGTCGAAACGGAGAGCAGTTCCCAGGCCGGGACCATCTCCGGAACGCAGTTGCGCGAGCTAGAGCTGGTCAATCGGAATTTTCAACAGTTGGTTACGCTACAGCCAGGGGTCGTGAACCTGCTCGGCGATCAGCCTGGCTTTGGTGGGATCAACAGTACTTCTGCCGTTTCGATCAACGGCGCACGCAGTACAGCCAACAACTGGTCGGTGGACGGCGCCGATGTTAACGACAGCGGTTCAAACGCCACGCTGCTTAACATTCCCAGCGTCGATGCGATCCAGGAGTTTACGCTGGAGAGAAGCTCCTACGATGCGAGCTTTGGGCGCAGCGGCGGCGGCCAGGTCCTGGTAGCTACTCGGTCCGGTACTAGCTCGTTCCATGGCTCGGCCTACGAGTTTGTGCGCACGGCGAACACCGATGCAAACACCTACTTCAACAAAAATAACCCCGCAGCACTCCTCCCACGCGCACCCGATCACTACAATAACTTCGGTTTTACCCTGGGTGGGCCAATCTATATTCCCCACGTCTACAACACAGGCAAAACGAAGACCTTCTTTTTCTGGTCGGAGGAATGGCGTAAGATCACGAGTCCCAATGGGGAAAATGTAGCGGCGCCTACCGCGGCACAACTGGCCGGCTCGTTTTACGCTGCGAATGAGCCGAGCGCACCCGCCGGTTGCATAACTGGTTGGACGCCTAACCCGAATACGGTAGTAGGGGGCGGCACAGGCACTATCAGTCCCACCTGCTTCAGCGCAAATACCAAGGTATATCTTTCGCAAATCTTCAGTAAGAACCAAGCCAACGCCACGGCAGTCAACACCAACACCGGCTTTATCGGTGGCAGCCAGATCTCGTCTTTCTCTACGTTGAACAACTTCCGCCAAGACCTGGTTCGAGTGGACCACTATTTTAACGACAAGCTGCATTTCTTCGCTCGCGGCATGCAGGATGACGCTCCCAGCAATCAGCCTCTGGGGCTTTGGGGCGGTACCAACTACCCGGGAGTGGTGAATGTGGGCATCAATGCTCCCGGCAAGAATGTAGTGGCCAATCTTACCTGGACGATCTCTCCGAAGATGGTGAATGAGGTAGAGTTTGCCTACTCGCAGGGAACAATCAAAGGCGCGCTCTCCGGTCCAGCAAACTCATCTTCCATCCTCTCGTCGCTGACTAACAACCTGGCCAACCCAGACCCCTACGGACGCATTCCGACCGTGACTATATTGGACGGATCAGTCACAGGCGTTTCGCAGGGCAGCGCTCCATATTTCGAAAGAAACCTGGATCGCAATATCTTCGACAACTTCTCGGTGACTCTGGGGAATCACACCCTACGCGCAGGCGTAACGGCTCAGCAACTGTTGAAGACGGAGGACGCCTCTGAGGGGAATCCCAGCTTCACCTTCAATAGCTGGGGAGACTTCCTGCTGGGTAACGTGAATCAATACACGCAGGCCAATCGGGACATCGTGCCGGATCTGCGCTTCTGGAATACGGAAGCCTATGTTCAGGACGACTGGAAGGTGAGCCACAGACTAACGATGAATCTGGGCCTTCGCTGGACACGATTCCCTTCGCCTTCCGACGCGAAGAATACTCTGACCAACTTCGATCCACTGGTGTACCAGTCGACTCTGGCCCCGGCTCTCGACAACACCGGAAACTTTAAGCCTGGGCAGGCCTTCACGCCGGCGACTTACACCAATGGGTTGATCTTCCCCCAGGGCGCTGCCTGCGCAGCTGCCAAAGCCATCTCGGCGCAGGTCACCTGCTCTCCTTATGGTAGCAACGTAAACCCCAACTACAACTGGAACTTTGGACCACGTGTGGGCTTTGCCTACTCTCCTTTTGGAGACGGCAAGACCGTTTTGCGCGGCGGATTCGGTCTCTTCTTCGATCGCACGCTCAACGGCATCTGGGAGCAGAATGCATTCGGAGACCCGCCGCTGGTGCAGACGACTACAGTGGTCAACGCGTCGTTTGACAATCCGACGGGAGTTGGTTCTGCTGCGCCTCCGGCACTAGGACCGAACGCGCTGACAACAACAGGAAGCCCCGCTTTCAAGGTTCCCTCGTATTCGGATTACAACCTCTCGGTCCAACAGCAGCTGGCCCCGACAGCCACCCTTGAGATCGCGTATGTTGGCTCGCAGTCTAGACACCTACTCGGCGAACTGGATCTGAACCAGCCGACGCTCTCCACCCGCGTGGACAATCCGCTCTCACCTCTCAACAACATACGCCCCTATTTGGGCTATTCGGACTTTCACACAAGGTTGCCCATCTTCACCTCCAACTACAACTCGCTACAGGTATCGCTGAATCTTCGGACGACGCGCGACCTGACACTGGGCATCGCCTATACCTGGTCGAAGAATCTGTCAGACCAGACCAACGACCGCGGCACTGCAAACACCTATACCTATGATCCGAAGCTGGACTACGGTCCCTCTGGGCTGAATGAACCGCAGATCTTCATTGCCAACTTTGTTTACAAGGAGCCGTTCTTCCGCCAGCAGCATGGTCTTACTGGACATGTGCTTGGCGGCTGGGAGCTCTCAGGTATTACCTCCTTCAACACCGGAGTATCGACTACCGTCACTCAGGCAGTTGACCCATTCGCGGGAACCTATCCGGGCGGTCTGGGCATCTTCAGCCCGAACGCTGACATTGTGCCTCGTGCCGATCAGGTGGCTCCAGTTCACATGATCAAAACTCAGGCTCAATGGTTCTCGACCAGCTCCTTCGCTACAGCCCAGGGCCACTTCGGTACTGCTGCGCCTGGAAGTTTCCTGAGTCCAGGTACAGAAAGGATTGATTTGGGTCTGTTGAAGAACTTTAGGTTTACTGAAACTATCAATCTTCAGTTGCGCGCTGAGGCATTCAACCTCTTCAATCACACCAATTTCGGCAATACCGGCGGAGGTGTGGGTTCGACACTCAATGGCATAGATGTCGCTATTGCAGACAGCCAATTTGGACAGGCCACAAGCACTCGTATACCGCGCACCATGCAGTTCAGCGGAAAGATGTACTTCTAA
- a CDS encoding beta-N-acetylhexosaminidase, translating to MFKPGVVRACCAIFVFYIVLPVGGQSVRAQTPLSIIPLPAAAVQRPGSLSVDHGLQVVFEGYTEPRLERARIRFFGTLYREMGIPELPASPFKRAQLVIKTAGPSAPVQHLGEDESYHLEITAAGALLTAPNPLGVLHGLQTFLQLVQSTPEGFAVAAMTIDDRPRFPWRGLMIDSGRHFMPLDVIRQNLDGMEAVKMNVFHWHLSEDQGFRIESKTFPLLQEKGSDGLYYTQDQVRGILDYARDRGIRVVPEFDMPGHAMSWFVGYPDLASGSGPYKIERHWGVFDPAMDPTRESTYQFLDQFLGEMTALFPDAYFHIGGDECNGKEWDASPRIKQFMQTHHLKDDAALQAYFTGRVQKLVTKRDKITVGWDEVLQPDTPHDVVIQSWRGQDSLAEAARRGYRGILSAGYYVDLNQSAADHYAVDPLVNGTAALSPAQTANILGGEATMWTEYATPEIVNGRIWPRTAAVAERLWSAQSVKDVDSMYQRLDTLSQKLSYYGLPYQSVSEQMLRRLSGYSDPVALQVLASVVQPPRDYAREELKSYDVFSPLNRLVDTVPPESDTARRFNEVAARIATGKAAPGDWEKARQWLLLWRDNDATLQPSLVRSALTVELVPMSHNLSKAATTGLIALDALQNSTPVDAETRKRQLSELKEFEKPEAVLLNRIVPGVEVLVQATKIQ from the coding sequence ATGTTTAAACCTGGTGTAGTGCGAGCCTGTTGCGCAATTTTTGTGTTCTATATAGTGTTGCCTGTTGGCGGGCAGTCAGTGCGGGCGCAGACGCCGCTTTCCATCATTCCTCTTCCTGCGGCCGCAGTCCAAAGGCCCGGGAGTTTGTCAGTCGATCATGGCCTGCAGGTTGTATTCGAGGGCTATACTGAGCCACGCCTCGAGCGAGCCCGAATACGTTTCTTCGGAACTCTATACCGTGAAATGGGGATTCCCGAACTGCCTGCCTCTCCTTTCAAGAGAGCGCAATTAGTCATTAAGACTGCCGGCCCGAGCGCACCCGTGCAGCATCTTGGTGAAGATGAGTCTTACCACTTGGAGATTACGGCAGCCGGGGCACTCCTCACAGCGCCCAATCCGCTCGGCGTGCTGCATGGACTTCAGACTTTTCTTCAACTTGTGCAGAGCACTCCTGAAGGATTTGCGGTTGCAGCAATGACAATCGATGATAGGCCACGCTTTCCCTGGCGTGGACTGATGATCGATTCAGGCCGACACTTTATGCCGCTCGATGTGATTCGACAGAATCTCGATGGTATGGAGGCGGTGAAGATGAATGTCTTCCACTGGCATCTCTCCGAAGATCAGGGATTTCGGATTGAGAGCAAGACCTTTCCTTTGCTGCAGGAAAAAGGCTCAGATGGTCTGTACTACACACAGGATCAGGTTCGAGGCATTCTCGATTACGCTCGTGATCGAGGGATTCGTGTTGTCCCGGAGTTCGACATGCCGGGTCACGCAATGTCGTGGTTTGTAGGGTATCCCGATCTGGCGAGTGGCAGCGGACCGTACAAGATCGAACGTCACTGGGGGGTCTTTGATCCGGCCATGGATCCGACCCGTGAGAGCACCTATCAGTTTCTCGACCAGTTCCTCGGGGAGATGACTGCTCTGTTTCCTGATGCCTACTTCCACATCGGCGGGGATGAGTGCAACGGGAAGGAGTGGGACGCTAGCCCGCGCATCAAGCAGTTCATGCAAACGCATCATCTCAAAGATGACGCTGCCTTACAGGCCTACTTCACAGGCAGGGTGCAGAAGCTCGTCACCAAACGCGACAAGATTACGGTGGGTTGGGACGAAGTGTTACAGCCAGACACGCCCCATGATGTCGTTATTCAGTCGTGGCGTGGCCAGGATTCGCTGGCAGAGGCTGCACGGAGGGGCTATCGCGGGATTTTGTCAGCAGGCTACTACGTTGACCTGAATCAATCGGCAGCCGATCATTATGCAGTGGATCCTCTGGTGAACGGCACGGCCGCACTATCCCCAGCGCAGACAGCCAACATCCTCGGTGGTGAGGCGACCATGTGGACGGAGTATGCCACACCTGAGATCGTAAACGGCCGCATCTGGCCGCGGACCGCCGCCGTCGCGGAACGGCTTTGGTCGGCTCAGAGTGTGAAAGATGTCGACTCCATGTACCAACGTCTCGATACGCTTTCACAAAAGCTTTCGTATTACGGTTTGCCATACCAAAGCGTCAGTGAGCAGATGTTACGGCGTCTGAGTGGCTACTCCGATCCAGTGGCTCTGCAGGTACTTGCGAGCGTGGTTCAGCCACCCAGGGATTACGCTCGAGAGGAGCTGAAGTCTTATGATGTGTTCTCTCCTCTGAATCGACTCGTCGATACGGTTCCCCCCGAAAGCGACACGGCACGGAGGTTCAACGAGGTTGCTGCGCGAATCGCAACAGGAAAAGCGGCGCCTGGAGATTGGGAGAAGGCGCGTCAATGGCTGCTGTTGTGGCGAGATAATGATGCAACTCTCCAGCCCTCGTTAGTGAGATCTGCGTTGACCGTCGAGTTAGTACCGATGTCCCACAATCTCTCTAAGGCGGCCACAACCGGTCTAATCGCCCTCGATGCCTTGCAAAACAGCACGCCGGTAGATGCCGAAACGCGGAAGAGGCAATTGTCCGAACTCAAGGAGTTTGAGAAACCAGAGGCCGTCCTGTTGAACAGGATCGTCCCCGGGGTAGAAGTGTTGGTACAGGCAACCAAGATTCAATAG